Part of the Carnobacterium pleistocenium FTR1 genome is shown below.
TGTTATTATTATTAGCTTGCAACTGATACTTGTCACAATATTTTTTGTTATTGCTGGAGTTTATACAAAGAAAAATCCACTCATTTTGATCAAAAATCAAATTCCAGGTTATATCACAGCCGTTGGAACGCAATCTTCCGCAGCTACTATTCCAGTGAATTTAGAAATTGCTAAAAAGAATGGCGTATCGACTCAAATACGTGAATTTATTATCCCATTAGCTGCTACGATTCATTTACTTGGAAGTATCGTAACGGTCACGTCTTGTGTGACAGCCGTGCTTCTAATGTATAATATGCCTGTGAATTTTGGTTTAATGGCAGGCTTTATCGCCATGTTAGGTGTAGCGATGGTAGCAGCACCAGGTGCTCCAGGTGGAGCAATCATGAGTGCTTTACCGTTCATGACGATGGTTGGAATAGATCCTACGGGTACGCTAGGGAATCTTTTGATCACACTTTATTTGACACAAGATAGTTTTGGAACAGCAGCAAATGTTTCAGGAGATAATGCTATTGCGGTCATCATGGATAAAATCTACCATAAACATATTTTAAAAGAACCTGTTGAATAAAACCAAAAAGGAGACGTTTAAGCTTGTAACGAGCAAAAACGTCTCCTTTTTTATGTGAATGGCAAATAATGTTCGTCATTAGGTTGAATTATACAGGAAAAATGGTAGTATACAGTTAAGTAAGAAGAATTTTGAACAATGCGGAGGAATAGTAGTGGAATTTAAAACGGATGTACAGATTGCCCAAGAAGCTAAAATGGAACCGATAATAGGAGTAGCTGAAAAGTTAGGAATCAATAGTGAAGCTATCGAACAATATGGAAAGTATAAAGCTAAAATAAATGAAACAGAAATTGCTGATTTAGATACGAGAAAAGATGGAAAATTGATTTTGGTGACGGCTATTACGCCTACCCCGGCTGGAGAAGGCAAAACAACTACAGTAGTAGGATTAGGAGATGGCCTTCAAAAAATAGGCAAGAAAGCAGCTATTGCTTTAAGAGAACCTTCGTTAGGACCGGTATTTGGTATGAAAGGCGGTGCAGCTGGAGGAGGGTATGCTCAAGTTGTACCAATGGAAGATTTAAACCTGCACTTCACAGGTGATTTTCATGCGATCAGTGCAGCTAACAATTTATTAGCTGCTATGCTGGATAATCATATTCATCACGGCAATTCACTAGCAATCGATACTCGAAACATCACGTGGAAACGGGTAGTCGATATGAATGATCGGCAATTACGTTTTATTGTTGATGGTTTAAATGGTAAAACAAATGGTGTCCCGCGCGAAGATGGATTTACCATTACTGTGGCCTCTGAAATTATGGCTATCTTATGCTTGTCCATGAATATGGAAGAAATGAAATCAAAGTTAAAAGCCATTATTGTAGGGTATAATACAGCCGGACAACCGGTTACAGCTGGAGACTTAAAAGCACACGGAGCCATGGCTGTTTTATTAAAAGATGCATTGAAGCCAAATATGGTTCAGACATTGGAGCATACGCCGGCTTTTGTTCATGGCGGTCCATTTGCAAATATTGCACATGGTTGTAATAGCATCAAAGCAACAAGATTGGCATTGAAATACGCTGATTATGTAGTGACGGAAGCAGGTTTTGGAGCTGACTTAGGGGCAGAAAAATTCATGGATATCAAATGCCGCTTATCAGGTTTAGAACCAGCAGCCGTTGTTGTTGTAGCAACGGTTAGAGCTTTGAAGATGCATGGTGGGATGGCTAAAAAAGAATTGATAACAGAAAATCTCGTAGCACTTGAAGCCGGGCTACCGAATTTGATGAAGCACATTGAAAATATGCAAACGGTATTTGGCATGCCGACCGTTGTAGCGATCAATAAATTCCCCACAGATACTGCGGAAGAATTAGCTTTAGTGGAACAGAAATGTCAAGAACTTGGCGTCCATGTTGTTTTGTCAGATGTTTGGGAAAACGGCGGCAATGGTGGTCAAGATTTAGCTAGAGCAGTTGTAGAGCTTGCGGAGCAAGAAAGTACATTAACATTTGCTTATGAGCTAGAAGATACGCTGGTTGATAAAATGACTAAAGTCGTCCAGAAAGTATATGGCGGTGAAGGAATCCTTTTAGCTCCTGGAGTGAAAAGAGAAATCAATCGTTTAGAGGCGCTTGGATTTGGGAATTTACCGATTTGTATGGCAAAAACGCAGTATTCTTTTTCAGATGATAAAAATAAATTAGGCCGTCCAAAAGATTTCACGGTTACTATCAAAAAAGTGACCGTTTCTGCCGGAGCAGGCTTTGTTGTTGTATTAACTGGGGATATCATGACCATGCCAGGTTTACCTAAAGTGCCAGCAGCTGAAGCGATAGATCTTTTGGCTGATGGAAGAGTCATTGGATTATTTTAATCTTTTACACACTAAAGAAAAAATGCTCAAGCTAAGACTTGTAAAAAGCGTGCATTCAATAAAACATACGAAAAGAAAGAGGCAATTGATGACCGAAAAAGAAGATAAACAAGGGTTACGTCAAAAAATGATTTCTTTCTTAAAAAGTATTTCTATAACAGAAAAAATTGCTATTGAAAAAAAGTTAGAAGAAAATTTATTTCAATCAAAAGAATGGCAAGAAGCTGAGCGTGTAGGAGTTACACTTGCGCAAGGATTTGAATGGAATACGCTGGGTATTGTTGAGCGGGCCTGGCAAGAAGGCAAACAGGTTTGTGCTCCTAAATGTATTCCACAACAAAAGGCGATGATTTTTTATGACTTTACAAATTTGGAGCAATTAGAAAAGGGATTCCATAACCTTGTTGAGCCTAAACCTGAAGAGACAAAAGAAGTCAGTAAAACAAGTATTGATTTAATATTAGTCCCCGGTTTGATTTTTGACAAAAAGGGGTATCGCATCGGTTTTGGTGGAGGGTATTATGATCGTTTTTTAAAAGACTTCTCCAAGCATACAATCGCACTTATTTATTCAAAACAAGTACGCACTGGGCTTCCAATTGAATCTTTTGATGTACCTGTCCGAAAAATAATCACTGAAATAAATGCATAATAAAAATAAACCAATCAGACTAAAAAAAGTCTGATTGGTTTATTAGGGTTCTAGGTCAAATAGTATTTCTTCTGGAATAGATGGATTTGCTTGTGGAGAGCCATGGAAGCGCCTGAAGCCTGAAAGGAAGTCTTCAGACTTTCAAGCCTCAAATAAAGCTTAATCGCTGAAGCGTTATAATTCGCATTGAATTCTTTACATGGCTACAAGCAACCCAATTCCTTCAGGAATTTTAGGTGAGTAATTTAATTGAATGATCAACACTAAAAATTATAGACCTATATTTGTTGTACCTTGATTTTACTTTGAGAAATCGACTCCTAAATAAGTATCAAACAGCTCATATATTTTTGGCTGTTGTTTTTTTAATGAAATAGGTCGATTGTTTTTATCTAAAAAGCAATGTTTGCTTTCGCCGGTCGTTCGTAATTCGCCAGTTCCTTTATCTACTATTTGATAAGAGATAGTTAAACGAATACCATTAAATGCTTCAATTTTAGGAATAATGTAAACATGATCATTGTAGTGGACCATTGATTTGTAAGTACAAGTAATAGCTAATACGGGAATGATGATCCCGAGTTTTTCCATTTGATCATAGCCAAAATTCATTTGATCCAATAAATTGGTTCTGGCTTCTTCAAACCAACGAATATAATTCGAATGATGAATGATTCCCATCTGGTCTGTTTCATAATAGTGCGCTTGATGTTCGTATAAGTCGAATTCTTTTTCCATAACTAGGCCTCATCTCTATCTATTGCTTATTAATAGGATAGCATAACTCAACAAAACTTTTATAGATCATTTTTTTCATCTGATCAGAGAAGCGAATAAAAAGAGGCGAGTTTTCTTTTCGGTGTGTTTTCATTGAAATATTCGTAGTATACTTATTGGATAGACGAACTTTTTAAAAGTTCATGAAAATGCATGTTTAAATAAAGTTTATAAAGGAGAATACTGATGCGATTATTACATACAGCAGACTGGCATATTGGGAAAATAGTGAATGAAATGTCGATGCTAGAAGACCAAGAATATTTTCTAGATCAACTGATTGAAAAATTGAAAACGATAGAAGTAGATGCGCTGATCATGGCAGGCGATTTATATGACCGTGCCATACCTTCAAAAGAGGCCGTTACTTTAGCTAATAAAGTATTGACCCGTCTCGTTCAAGAAGTCAAATTGCCCGTTTTAGTTATTGCTGGAAATCATGACAGCAATGAACGTGTGGAGTATGGAGCAGATCTGTTAGCCACTAATCAGTTATATATTGAAGGAACTGTAAAAGAAGTGACCCGGAAAGCAACTATCAAAGGAGTCAATTTTTATTTGCTACCGTTTGCGGACTATGCTTATATCAGAGAGTTGCTACAAGATGAGACTATTAAAAGTTTAGAAGATGCCGCGAGAGTACAAATCGAAATCATAAAAAAAGAAATGGATCCAACGGAAATCAATGTGCTGATCGCTCATGGATACGTGATCAATTTAAACCACGATACATCTGAAACAACTGATTCGGAAAGGCCACTCAGTATTGGAACAGCTGAATATGTCAGTGTTGAATTATTTGAAGATTTTGATTATGTTGCTTTAGGTCATTTGCATAAAGCTCAAAAAGTAAAACACGATCGTATACGTTACAGTGGGTCAATATTAAAATACTCTAAATCAGAAGCCGTCCATAAAAAACAAGTATCATTAGTGACGTTAGAAAAAAATCAAGTTGCGATTGAACCAATATTTATCGAGGCTAAACGTGATATGCGAATCGTAAAAGGTTTCTTTGATGTACTAATGGAACAAAAATCGGATGACTATGTATTTTTTGAACTACTAGATGAGAATTTCGTTATGGATGCGATGAATCAACTGCGACGCCGCTATCCAAATGCAATGGGTTTGGAATATGCAGCTAAGAAAGAGCGAGCAGAAGGTGAGTCAGCTATGCATCAAGCACAATTGGAAAAATTAGCGGTCCAAGATATTTTTGCGGATTTTTATGCTCATTACAAAGAAAAAGAATTAACAATCGAGCACAAAGGCATTATTAATAAAATACTGCATCAAATGGAAAGAGGCGAGTAAAATGAGGCCCTTAAAATTGGTTATGAATGCTTTTGGTCCTTTTAAAGAAAAAGTCGTTATTGATTTCACCCAATTTCATCATCAAACCCTTTTTTTAGTAAGTGGACCAACCGGAGCTGGTAAAACCACCATTTTTGATGCCATTGCTTATGCTCTTTATGATGATGCAAGTGGGACAAGTCGAGGAAAGGATTCCTTTAAATCACAATTTGTTACAGATGAGGTATTGTGTTTTGTAGAGTTAGAATTTGAACTAGCTGGAAAAAAGTATTTTATAAAAAGAAGTCCGGCACAAAAAGGCCCAGGAAAAAATGGGAAATTAAAAAATTGGTCATCAGAAGTTGAATTTCATCATAACGGAACGGTGACGACTAAAATAAATGAAGCCAATAAAGAGATACAGGAATTGCTTTCTTTGTCTTACGAACAGTTCAAACAAATCGTGATGCTGCCTCA
Proteins encoded:
- a CDS encoding formate--tetrahydrofolate ligase, with protein sequence MEFKTDVQIAQEAKMEPIIGVAEKLGINSEAIEQYGKYKAKINETEIADLDTRKDGKLILVTAITPTPAGEGKTTTVVGLGDGLQKIGKKAAIALREPSLGPVFGMKGGAAGGGYAQVVPMEDLNLHFTGDFHAISAANNLLAAMLDNHIHHGNSLAIDTRNITWKRVVDMNDRQLRFIVDGLNGKTNGVPREDGFTITVASEIMAILCLSMNMEEMKSKLKAIIVGYNTAGQPVTAGDLKAHGAMAVLLKDALKPNMVQTLEHTPAFVHGGPFANIAHGCNSIKATRLALKYADYVVTEAGFGADLGAEKFMDIKCRLSGLEPAAVVVVATVRALKMHGGMAKKELITENLVALEAGLPNLMKHIENMQTVFGMPTVVAINKFPTDTAEELALVEQKCQELGVHVVLSDVWENGGNGGQDLARAVVELAEQESTLTFAYELEDTLVDKMTKVVQKVYGGEGILLAPGVKREINRLEALGFGNLPICMAKTQYSFSDDKNKLGRPKDFTVTIKKVTVSAGAGFVVVLTGDIMTMPGLPKVPAAEAIDLLADGRVIGLF
- a CDS encoding 5-formyltetrahydrofolate cyclo-ligase — protein: MTEKEDKQGLRQKMISFLKSISITEKIAIEKKLEENLFQSKEWQEAERVGVTLAQGFEWNTLGIVERAWQEGKQVCAPKCIPQQKAMIFYDFTNLEQLEKGFHNLVEPKPEETKEVSKTSIDLILVPGLIFDKKGYRIGFGGGYYDRFLKDFSKHTIALIYSKQVRTGLPIESFDVPVRKIITEINA
- a CDS encoding acyl-CoA thioesterase, translating into MEKEFDLYEHQAHYYETDQMGIIHHSNYIRWFEEARTNLLDQMNFGYDQMEKLGIIIPVLAITCTYKSMVHYNDHVYIIPKIEAFNGIRLTISYQIVDKGTGELRTTGESKHCFLDKNNRPISLKKQQPKIYELFDTYLGVDFSK
- a CDS encoding exonuclease SbcCD subunit D, yielding MRLLHTADWHIGKIVNEMSMLEDQEYFLDQLIEKLKTIEVDALIMAGDLYDRAIPSKEAVTLANKVLTRLVQEVKLPVLVIAGNHDSNERVEYGADLLATNQLYIEGTVKEVTRKATIKGVNFYLLPFADYAYIRELLQDETIKSLEDAARVQIEIIKKEMDPTEINVLIAHGYVINLNHDTSETTDSERPLSIGTAEYVSVELFEDFDYVALGHLHKAQKVKHDRIRYSGSILKYSKSEAVHKKQVSLVTLEKNQVAIEPIFIEAKRDMRIVKGFFDVLMEQKSDDYVFFELLDENFVMDAMNQLRRRYPNAMGLEYAAKKERAEGESAMHQAQLEKLAVQDIFADFYAHYKEKELTIEHKGIINKILHQMERGE